The Deltaproteobacteria bacterium genome includes a region encoding these proteins:
- a CDS encoding glycosyltransferase family 2 protein, producing MPNTSPAPETADRNVSIVVPTFREAANIAPLAERIDAALSGTGLEWELLLVDDDSGDGSEAVVSELSRRLPVRMVVRREPPRDLSLAVIEGIRLSRFDRLVVMDADLSHPPERIVDLLAALDGGCDMVIGSRYAPGGSVDSSWSLYRVLNSRLATWLARPLVKCADPMAGFFATRRSALPDLRTLRPMGYKIALELMVRGRLRVREVSIDFRDRSVGLSKMNWRQQIRFVRHLSRLYNHKFGSLARVPFFSAVGASGLVVDLACYLGLQWAGIEHRLARFLSFWPAVGWNWALNRGLTFSERARQPHLGQLAKFTASSLVGLAVNVGSYALLTSYVDLFDRHRLLAFFCGVSLGSIVNFLVADLYVYGRRTETGH from the coding sequence ATGCCGAACACGTCCCCTGCCCCCGAGACCGCCGACCGCAATGTCTCCATCGTCGTGCCGACGTTCCGCGAGGCGGCAAACATCGCGCCGCTGGCGGAACGCATCGACGCGGCGCTGTCCGGAACCGGTCTCGAATGGGAGCTGTTGCTGGTGGACGACGATTCCGGCGACGGCAGCGAGGCCGTGGTCTCGGAGCTCTCGCGGCGCCTGCCGGTGCGCATGGTGGTCCGCCGCGAGCCGCCCCGGGATCTGTCGCTGGCGGTCATCGAGGGGATCCGGCTGAGCCGCTTCGACCGGCTGGTGGTGATGGACGCGGACCTGTCGCATCCCCCCGAGCGCATCGTCGACTTGCTGGCCGCCCTCGACGGCGGTTGCGACATGGTCATCGGCAGCCGCTATGCCCCGGGCGGTAGTGTGGACAGCTCCTGGAGCCTCTACCGCGTGCTGAACTCGCGGCTGGCGACCTGGCTGGCGCGCCCTCTGGTGAAGTGCGCCGACCCCATGGCGGGGTTCTTCGCCACCCGCCGCAGCGCGCTACCCGATCTCCGAACCCTCCGGCCCATGGGCTACAAGATCGCGCTGGAGCTCATGGTACGCGGACGGTTGCGGGTGCGGGAGGTCTCCATCGATTTCCGCGACCGCAGCGTGGGCCTCAGCAAAATGAACTGGCGTCAGCAGATCCGCTTCGTGCGCCACCTCTCCCGCCTTTACAACCACAAGTTCGGCAGCCTGGCCCGCGTCCCTTTCTTCAGCGCGGTGGGCGCCAGCGGGCTCGTCGTCGACCTCGCCTGCTATCTCGGCCTCCAGTGGGCCGGCATCGAGCACCGCTTGGCCCGCTTCCTTTCCTTCTGGCCCGCCGTGGGTTGGAACTGGGCACTCAACCGTGGCCTGACCTTCAGCGAACGGGCGCGGCAGCCTCACCTGGGCCAGCTGGCCAAGTTTACGGCGAGCAGCCTCGTGGGCCTCGCGGTGAACGTCGGCAGCTACGCCCTGCTTACGAGCTACGTGGACCTCTTCGACCGCCACCGCCTGCTGGCGTTCTTTTGCGGCGTCAGCCTCGGCAGCATCGTCAACTTTCTGGTTGCCGATCTCTACGTCTACGGACGCCGCACCGAGACCGGACACTGA